From a region of the Acidicapsa acidisoli genome:
- the rplQ gene encoding 50S ribosomal protein L17 codes for MRHRNAGFKLGRNTSHRRALLRNLVTSVIIEDRVETTVAKAKAVRPLVEKMITLGKKGDLHSRRQALAFLMTDDSVTRLFETVAPRYGDRNGGYLRIVKTGFQKGDGAEKAFIELLGAEKQLDEKRQKRTDAKAKKRAELEKQLEESKAAEGGEEAA; via the coding sequence ATGCGCCATCGCAATGCAGGATTTAAACTCGGACGCAACACCAGCCATCGCCGCGCGCTTCTGCGCAACCTGGTCACGTCCGTCATTATCGAAGACCGCGTCGAGACGACTGTGGCCAAGGCGAAGGCCGTGCGTCCTCTCGTGGAAAAAATGATTACGCTGGGCAAGAAGGGCGATCTGCATTCGCGCCGTCAGGCACTCGCGTTCCTGATGACCGATGACTCCGTGACCCGCTTGTTCGAGACTGTGGCTCCGCGCTACGGTGACCGCAACGGCGGCTATCTGCGCATCGTCAAGACCGGCTTCCAGAAGGGCGATGGCGCCGAAAAGGCCTTCATCGAACTCCTCGGTGCTGAAAAGCAGCTGGACGAGAAGCGCCAGAAGCGGACCGATGCCAAAGCCAAGAAGCGCGCTGAACTCGAAAAGCAGCTTGAAGAGTCGAAGGCTGCCGAAGGTGGCGAAGAGGCTGCTTAG
- a CDS encoding DNA-directed RNA polymerase subunit alpha, with amino-acid sequence MLWRGFQKPKRLAVDAETLTEKFGKFSAQPFERGFGTTIGNALRRTLLSSIEGAAVTAVRIEEVLHEFQSIGGVVEDATDIILNLKQIPFKLNGDGPKALYLRADQPGVVTSGMIEADGDVEILDKDVYIATVSEGGRLDMEMRLKRGRGYVSADKNFDADLGIGFIPVDSVHSPVRRVNYLVEAARLGQITDYDKLTLEVWTNGAVLPADAVGLAAKLLKDHMNIFINFEEEIEAEGHHDTGFGTLRNDNLNRSVEELELSVRSYNCLKNANIQTIGELVQKTEAEMLKTKNFGRKSLNEIKEILAQMGLSLGMKIDENGNAVPGPTSILPSAALAAGFSRFDDEDELLDSVDMLLPTETENF; translated from the coding sequence ATGTTGTGGCGAGGATTTCAAAAGCCGAAGCGTTTGGCAGTCGATGCTGAGACGTTAACCGAAAAGTTTGGCAAGTTCAGCGCGCAGCCCTTTGAGCGCGGGTTTGGTACGACGATTGGCAACGCCCTTCGCCGCACCCTGCTCAGCTCGATCGAGGGAGCCGCAGTCACCGCCGTCCGCATCGAGGAAGTGCTGCACGAATTTCAGTCGATTGGCGGCGTGGTAGAAGATGCAACCGATATCATCCTGAATCTGAAGCAGATTCCGTTCAAGCTCAATGGCGACGGCCCAAAGGCGTTGTATCTTCGCGCTGACCAGCCCGGCGTTGTGACTTCGGGTATGATCGAGGCCGATGGCGACGTCGAGATTCTCGACAAGGATGTGTACATCGCGACTGTCTCCGAAGGTGGCCGTCTGGACATGGAGATGCGCCTCAAGCGTGGGCGCGGTTATGTCTCCGCCGACAAGAATTTCGATGCCGATCTTGGCATTGGTTTTATCCCTGTGGATTCGGTCCACTCGCCGGTCCGCCGCGTGAACTATCTCGTCGAAGCGGCCCGGCTCGGACAGATCACCGACTACGACAAGCTGACCCTCGAAGTGTGGACCAACGGCGCTGTTCTGCCAGCCGATGCAGTCGGTCTGGCTGCCAAGCTCCTCAAGGACCACATGAACATCTTCATCAACTTCGAGGAGGAAATCGAGGCGGAAGGTCATCATGACACAGGCTTTGGAACGCTGCGTAATGACAATCTGAATCGCTCCGTTGAAGAGTTGGAGCTTTCGGTTCGCAGCTACAACTGCCTTAAGAACGCCAACATTCAGACCATCGGCGAACTGGTGCAGAAGACCGAAGCCGAGATGCTTAAGACCAAGAACTTCGGTCGCAAGAGCCTGAACGAAATCAAGGAGATCCTGGCTCAGATGGGGCTCTCCCTGGGTATGAAGATCGACGAGAACGGCAACGCCGTCCCCGGACCGACCAGCATTCTCCCCTCTGCCGCCCTGGCCGCTGGCTTCAGCCGCTTCGACGACGAGGACGAACTGCTCGACTCCGTGGATATGCTTCTGCCGACCGAGACGGAAAACTTTTAG
- the rpsD gene encoding 30S ribosomal protein S4, whose translation MARYTGPVCRLCRREGTKLFLKGTKCMSDRCPLEKRNFAPGQHGQSRKAKIVGYGLQLREKQKAKRIYFTLETQFRAYYEKANRATGVTGDLLIQQLERRLDNVAFRLGFAISRRQARQVVRHGHVEVNGRKVNIPSYQVSVGDTIAIRENAKKLGIVEAASAYAAQNHSPSWLQIDFPNFTGKVISLPKRDEVSLPVNEQLIVELYSK comes from the coding sequence ATGGCACGTTACACCGGCCCCGTATGCCGCCTTTGCCGTCGCGAAGGCACAAAGCTCTTTTTGAAGGGCACCAAATGCATGAGCGACCGTTGCCCGCTGGAAAAGCGCAACTTCGCTCCTGGCCAGCACGGCCAGAGCCGCAAGGCCAAGATCGTGGGTTACGGTCTGCAACTGCGTGAGAAGCAGAAGGCCAAGCGCATCTACTTCACCCTCGAGACCCAGTTCCGCGCTTATTACGAGAAGGCGAACCGCGCCACTGGCGTCACGGGCGACCTGCTCATCCAGCAGTTGGAGCGCCGTCTCGACAACGTGGCATTCCGTCTCGGATTTGCTATCAGCCGCCGTCAGGCACGCCAGGTTGTTCGTCACGGGCACGTCGAAGTGAATGGCCGCAAGGTGAACATTCCTTCGTATCAGGTGAGCGTGGGTGACACCATCGCCATCCGTGAGAACGCCAAGAAACTCGGAATCGTGGAAGCTGCCAGCGCATACGCGGCGCAGAACCATTCGCCCTCGTGGCTCCAGATCGACTTCCCGAACTTTACAGGCAAGGTGATCTCGCTTCCGAAGCGCGACGAGGTTTCGCTGCCGGTCAACGAGCAGTTGATCGTCGAACTTTACTCCAAGTAA
- a CDS encoding DUF1272 domain-containing protein, whose protein sequence is MTLEMRPVCERCNTLLALDGKAFICSYECTFCEQCFAELEGICPNCRGELVRRPTRVTS, encoded by the coding sequence ATGACGCTCGAAATGCGTCCGGTCTGCGAGCGGTGCAATACGCTGCTCGCGCTGGACGGCAAAGCGTTCATTTGCAGTTACGAATGCACGTTTTGCGAGCAGTGTTTCGCGGAGCTTGAGGGTATTTGCCCCAACTGCCGCGGGGAATTGGTTCGCCGGCCCACACGGGTCACGAGCTAG
- the rpsK gene encoding 30S ribosomal protein S11, which translates to MAKQQSAAAKPGKNKKFKKRERKNVPFGLVYIQATFNNTIVTITDPMGNTLSWKSSGSLGFRGSRKGTPFAAQQAAQNAANAARDHGLRAVDVRVSGPGSGRESAIRALAAAGIDVRSIRDVTPVPHNGCRPPKRRRV; encoded by the coding sequence ATGGCAAAGCAGCAGAGCGCCGCGGCCAAGCCGGGCAAAAATAAGAAGTTCAAAAAGCGTGAGCGAAAGAATGTTCCATTTGGCTTGGTCTACATTCAGGCTACGTTCAACAACACCATTGTGACCATCACCGATCCGATGGGCAACACGCTGAGCTGGAAGAGCTCCGGGTCACTTGGCTTCCGCGGTTCGCGTAAGGGAACTCCCTTCGCGGCGCAGCAGGCAGCTCAGAACGCGGCAAACGCCGCGCGGGATCACGGCCTTCGTGCCGTTGACGTGCGCGTCTCCGGACCGGGTTCGGGTCGTGAGTCGGCGATTCGTGCGCTGGCTGCGGCCGGCATCGACGTTCGCTCGATTCGGGACGTTACGCCGGTTCCACATAACGGCTGCCGTCCGCCCAAGCGTCGTCGCGTCTAA
- the rpsM gene encoding 30S ribosomal protein S13, with amino-acid sequence MARIAGVDLPRNKQARIALTYIFGIGNPRALRILEKANVDAFKKIQDLGEDEVNRIRQVIEDEGNIEGDLRKDVSMHIKRLMDIQSYRGTRHKRSLPVNGQRTRTNARTRKGPRKGTVAGKKKATKT; translated from the coding sequence ATGGCACGTATTGCTGGCGTCGATCTGCCCCGCAACAAGCAGGCACGAATCGCGCTCACGTACATTTTCGGGATCGGTAACCCGCGTGCGCTCAGGATTCTGGAGAAGGCGAATGTCGACGCCTTCAAGAAGATCCAGGATCTGGGCGAAGACGAGGTCAACCGCATTCGTCAGGTGATTGAAGATGAAGGAAACATCGAAGGCGACCTGCGCAAGGACGTCTCGATGCACATCAAGCGCCTGATGGACATCCAAAGCTATCGCGGAACGCGCCACAAGCGCTCGCTGCCCGTCAACGGCCAGCGCACCCGCACCAACGCTCGCACCCGCAAGGGACCCCGTAAGGGCACCGTTGCCGGCAAGAAGAAAGCGACCAAGACCTAA
- the rpmJ gene encoding 50S ribosomal protein L36: MKVRASVKKICDKCKVIHRRGVVRVICENAKHKQRQG, from the coding sequence ATGAAGGTTCGTGCATCAGTCAAGAAGATTTGCGATAAGTGCAAGGTCATTCATCGCCGCGGTGTGGTGCGGGTGATCTGCGAAAACGCAAAGCATAAGCAGCGTCAGGGATAA
- the infA gene encoding translation initiation factor IF-1, which translates to MSKEDAIEVMAVVVETLPNAMFKVKLENEHQVLAHVSGRMRKNFIRILPGDRVAVELSPYDLNRGRIVYRYK; encoded by the coding sequence TTGTCGAAGGAAGACGCGATTGAGGTAATGGCAGTGGTTGTAGAGACGCTGCCCAACGCCATGTTCAAGGTCAAGCTGGAGAATGAGCATCAGGTGCTGGCTCATGTTTCCGGCCGCATGCGGAAGAACTTCATTCGCATTCTCCCCGGAGACCGGGTCGCGGTCGAATTAAGTCCGTATGACCTGAATCGCGGGCGGATTGTATACCGCTATAAATAG
- the map gene encoding type I methionyl aminopeptidase, with protein MAVILKSAREVEHMRRAGKVVRQVLDHVRDQVRPGATTQDLENAAEAMLKDLGAKAAFKGYHGFPCVLCTSVNSEVVHGIPSKARILKEGDIVSIDCGAIVDGFYGDAAITVPVGEKIDHKTQRLLDATQASLRAAIETVKPGATLGDIGAAVQAVVEAEGFSVVRDFVGHGIGTRMHEDPQVPNYGERGRGMKLREGMVLAIEPMVNAGKPGVEVLKDGWTAVTEDGSMSAHFEHTVAVTATGAMILTE; from the coding sequence GTGGCGGTCATTTTAAAGTCAGCACGGGAAGTTGAACACATGAGGCGCGCCGGCAAAGTCGTCCGCCAGGTGCTGGATCATGTGCGCGATCAGGTCCGTCCGGGCGCCACGACGCAGGATCTTGAAAATGCCGCCGAGGCGATGCTCAAGGATTTGGGCGCGAAGGCGGCGTTCAAGGGCTATCACGGTTTCCCCTGCGTTCTCTGCACCTCGGTCAACAGTGAGGTGGTGCATGGTATTCCGTCAAAGGCCCGGATTCTGAAGGAAGGCGACATCGTTTCCATCGATTGCGGGGCGATTGTCGACGGCTTCTATGGCGACGCGGCGATCACCGTGCCGGTAGGCGAAAAGATCGACCACAAGACGCAGCGATTGCTCGACGCGACTCAGGCATCGCTTCGGGCGGCGATCGAGACGGTCAAGCCTGGGGCTACGCTGGGCGATATAGGAGCTGCGGTTCAGGCGGTGGTCGAGGCGGAAGGTTTTTCTGTGGTGCGCGATTTTGTCGGCCACGGAATCGGGACGCGGATGCACGAAGACCCGCAGGTTCCCAACTACGGCGAGCGTGGGCGCGGTATGAAGTTACGCGAGGGCATGGTGTTGGCGATTGAGCCGATGGTGAATGCCGGCAAGCCGGGTGTGGAAGTTTTGAAAGATGGATGGACGGCAGTTACGGAAGACGGCAGCATGAGCGCCCATTTTGAGCACACGGTGGCAGTCACCGCGACGGGCGCTATGATTCTGACCGAGTAA
- a CDS encoding adenylate kinase produces the protein MATAASMVTGADKQPKQVVPGPILLLGAPGVGKGTQAKELVKLWGIPQISTGDLLRAHRDRGTELGKLADELMKQGKLVPDSLVNDMVAARLLEPDTSRGFILDGFPRTLPQADWLDNYLKEQAGQPGSNCCCLPVVAVNIQVDYTQLLRRITGRRNCPVCQTIYNVYLQPPRHEGICDVEGATLVQRSDDTEECFAGRMKTYESLTAPVIEHYRALSRFAEVNGDQPVAEVAAGIVSSVERLRG, from the coding sequence ATGGCTACGGCGGCGTCAATGGTTACGGGAGCGGACAAGCAGCCTAAGCAGGTCGTTCCAGGGCCGATTTTGCTGCTAGGTGCGCCTGGGGTGGGTAAGGGAACACAGGCTAAAGAACTTGTGAAGCTCTGGGGCATTCCCCAGATTTCAACGGGCGATCTGCTCCGTGCGCATCGGGATCGCGGAACCGAGCTTGGCAAGCTGGCCGATGAGTTGATGAAGCAGGGCAAGCTGGTGCCCGATTCGCTGGTCAACGATATGGTCGCGGCGCGACTGCTAGAGCCCGACACCTCGCGCGGATTCATTCTCGATGGTTTTCCGCGTACACTGCCGCAGGCGGATTGGCTCGACAATTATCTGAAGGAGCAGGCGGGGCAACCGGGAAGCAACTGCTGTTGTCTACCCGTAGTTGCAGTGAACATTCAGGTGGACTATACTCAGTTATTGCGCCGTATCACTGGGCGCAGGAATTGTCCTGTCTGCCAGACGATCTATAACGTCTACCTGCAACCGCCCAGGCATGAGGGTATTTGCGACGTAGAGGGTGCGACCCTGGTACAGCGAAGCGACGATACAGAAGAATGCTTTGCAGGGCGGATGAAAACCTACGAAAGCCTGACCGCGCCCGTTATTGAGCATTATCGCGCGCTGAGCAGGTTTGCCGAGGTCAATGGAGATCAGCCGGTGGCCGAAGTGGCTGCTGGCATTGTGTCTTCTGTCGAGCGTTTACGAGGTTAG
- the secY gene encoding preprotein translocase subunit SecY, producing the protein MFEKFLNIFRIPDLRKRVLFTLGMLAIYRLGAWLPTPGVNSKLLDQFFHTQGGSALGLLDMFSGGNLRKFTIFALGIMPYITASIIFQLLTVVYEPLARLQKEGELGRRKITQWTRYLTVVLAAFQSIAIAFGLNSQGMTIISGPSFILLTVLTLTTGTAFIMWLGEQITDRGIGNGMSLLIFTGIVVGLPRGMAGIADKIRTNAWGAFTVLAVLILLAAMVALVAFIVYVERSERRIPVQSARRIVGRRQMGGLSSHLPLKVNSGGVMPVIFAASILSAPLLFGQIGFVQSNKFLSNVLANLQTGEPWYLVLFIAAIIFFAYFYISIVFRPDDIADNMRKSGSFIPGIRPGRRTSDYINDILTRITLVGAVYLILISLVPTFLISGFHLNHLWLVGGFFEHLPTWVTNGLGLNFYFGGTSLLIVVGVAMDTANQIESQLIMRHYDGFSPRSGRIRGRKTW; encoded by the coding sequence ATGTTCGAAAAATTCCTCAATATCTTTCGTATTCCGGATCTCCGCAAGCGCGTCCTCTTCACGCTGGGTATGCTGGCCATCTATCGTCTGGGCGCGTGGCTGCCTACGCCAGGGGTCAACAGCAAGCTGCTCGACCAGTTCTTCCATACGCAGGGCGGTTCGGCGCTTGGCCTCCTGGACATGTTTTCCGGCGGTAACCTGCGCAAGTTCACGATCTTTGCGCTGGGCATCATGCCGTACATTACGGCGTCGATTATCTTCCAGCTCCTGACTGTCGTATACGAGCCGCTAGCCCGGCTTCAGAAGGAAGGTGAACTGGGACGCCGCAAGATTACCCAGTGGACCCGCTATCTCACTGTGGTTCTCGCCGCATTCCAGTCGATTGCCATCGCCTTTGGCTTGAACAGCCAGGGAATGACCATTATTTCCGGTCCGTCCTTCATCCTGTTGACGGTCCTGACACTGACCACCGGCACGGCATTCATCATGTGGCTGGGTGAGCAGATTACAGATCGCGGCATCGGCAACGGCATGAGCCTGCTGATCTTTACAGGTATCGTCGTAGGATTGCCGCGCGGCATGGCCGGAATTGCGGACAAGATTCGCACCAACGCCTGGGGCGCTTTCACGGTGCTGGCGGTCCTGATTCTGCTGGCGGCAATGGTGGCGCTGGTGGCCTTTATCGTCTACGTCGAGCGCTCGGAGCGGCGGATTCCGGTGCAGTCCGCGCGGCGAATCGTTGGACGGCGTCAGATGGGCGGCCTCAGCTCGCACCTGCCGCTGAAGGTGAACTCCGGCGGCGTAATGCCGGTGATCTTCGCAGCCTCGATTCTCTCGGCACCATTGCTTTTCGGCCAGATCGGGTTCGTTCAGTCGAACAAGTTCCTGTCCAATGTGCTGGCCAATCTTCAAACAGGCGAGCCCTGGTACTTGGTCCTGTTCATTGCGGCGATCATCTTCTTCGCCTATTTCTATATCTCGATTGTCTTCCGTCCCGATGACATCGCGGACAATATGCGCAAGAGCGGATCGTTCATTCCAGGCATCCGTCCCGGGCGGCGCACGTCGGATTACATCAATGACATCCTGACTCGCATCACGCTGGTCGGCGCGGTTTACCTGATTCTGATTTCTCTGGTACCGACATTCCTGATCTCGGGCTTCCACCTAAACCATCTCTGGCTGGTCGGCGGTTTCTTCGAACATCTGCCGACATGGGTTACCAACGGTCTCGGCCTGAATTTCTACTTCGGCGGAACTTCGCTCCTGATCGTTGTGGGTGTGGCGATGGATACAGCCAACCAGATCGAGTCGCAGCTGATTATGCGTCATTATGACGGCTTCTCGCCGCGTTCCGGCCGCATTCGCGGAAGGAAGACGTGGTAA
- the rplO gene encoding 50S ribosomal protein L15 — protein MAKNLSNLRAPKKANIGRKRVGRGMGSGMGKTSTRGHKGQGSRSGSSLMRGFEGGQMPLHRRLPKRGFTNIFRVEYTVINLTRIASVAAEKGVSEIGLDDYKKLGLCSSKKELIKILGNGELTSAITISAHKFSKSAQEKIEKAGGKALVAGGEAVAKA, from the coding sequence ATGGCAAAGAATCTATCGAATCTGCGCGCCCCCAAGAAGGCAAACATCGGGCGCAAGCGTGTCGGCCGCGGTATGGGCTCCGGCATGGGCAAGACCTCAACCCGCGGCCACAAGGGCCAGGGATCGCGCTCCGGCTCCAGCCTGATGCGCGGCTTTGAGGGTGGCCAGATGCCGCTGCACCGTCGTCTACCCAAGCGCGGCTTCACGAATATCTTCCGCGTGGAGTACACGGTCATCAACCTCACCCGCATCGCTTCCGTTGCTGCTGAAAAGGGTGTCTCCGAGATTGGCCTAGACGACTATAAGAAGCTCGGTCTCTGCAGCAGCAAGAAAGAGCTGATCAAGATCCTCGGCAATGGGGAATTGACCTCGGCGATCACCATCAGCGCGCATAAGTTCTCCAAGTCTGCTCAGGAAAAGATCGAAAAGGCTGGCGGTAAGGCGCTCGTTGCCGGCGGGGAAGCTGTCGCGAAGGCGTAG
- the rpmD gene encoding 50S ribosomal protein L30 produces the protein MTEAKKIRIQYYRSAISTPVKHKRVIVGLGFTRLNQVVERVDNESVRGMVKTVPHLVRILD, from the coding sequence ATGACCGAAGCCAAGAAAATTCGCATTCAGTACTATCGTTCGGCTATCTCGACCCCGGTTAAGCACAAGAGAGTGATCGTGGGCCTGGGCTTTACGCGCCTCAATCAGGTTGTAGAGCGCGTGGACAATGAGTCGGTTCGCGGCATGGTCAAGACTGTTCCGCACCTGGTCCGCATCCTGGACTAA
- the rpsE gene encoding 30S ribosomal protein S5 codes for MAFTKKLDANSFKLTDQVVAINRVTKVVKGGKNMSFAALVVVGDATAGVVGYGSGKAKEVPQAIRKGIESAKKNLVKINLTETTIPHQVLGRYGSGHVLLKPAPEGTGVIAGGAVRAVMTSAGVQNVLTKSLGTANPHNVIKATFDALTQLRDKAEVALMRGKTVEEL; via the coding sequence ATGGCATTTACGAAGAAACTCGACGCCAACAGCTTCAAGCTGACCGATCAAGTCGTGGCGATCAACCGCGTAACCAAGGTGGTCAAAGGCGGTAAGAACATGTCCTTTGCCGCGCTGGTGGTGGTGGGCGACGCGACTGCCGGAGTCGTCGGCTATGGTTCCGGCAAGGCCAAGGAAGTTCCTCAGGCGATTCGCAAGGGAATTGAATCGGCCAAGAAGAATCTGGTCAAGATCAACCTGACGGAGACCACGATTCCGCACCAGGTGCTGGGTCGCTATGGCTCCGGTCACGTGCTGTTGAAGCCGGCTCCGGAAGGAACAGGCGTCATTGCCGGTGGCGCGGTGCGCGCTGTGATGACTTCGGCGGGCGTGCAGAACGTGCTGACCAAGAGCCTGGGTACGGCCAATCCGCACAACGTGATCAAGGCTACCTTTGACGCACTGACGCAACTGCGCGACAAGGCCGAAGTCGCCCTGATGCGCGGCAAAACGGTTGAGGAGCTTTAA
- the rplR gene encoding 50S ribosomal protein L18, whose amino-acid sequence MIAKTERNQIRSRVHFRIREKISGTPERPRLNVYRSLNHIYAQVIDDTKGETLASASTLAAKISTGGNVAAAKEIGKLVAEQAIAKGVKKVVFDRGGYLYHGRIKALADAAREAGLDF is encoded by the coding sequence ATGATTGCAAAGACAGAACGAAATCAGATTCGCAGCCGGGTGCATTTCCGCATTCGCGAGAAGATCTCCGGCACGCCCGAGCGACCGCGCCTGAACGTTTACCGTTCGCTCAACCATATCTACGCGCAGGTCATCGACGACACGAAGGGCGAGACTCTGGCTTCCGCCTCGACGCTCGCAGCCAAGATTTCTACCGGCGGCAATGTTGCTGCGGCCAAGGAAATCGGCAAGCTGGTGGCTGAGCAGGCTATTGCCAAGGGTGTGAAGAAGGTCGTGTTTGACCGTGGCGGCTATCTCTACCACGGACGCATCAAGGCGCTGGCCGATGCCGCGCGCGAAGCTGGTTTGGACTTCTAA
- the rplF gene encoding 50S ribosomal protein L6, with translation MSRIGKKPIPLPAGVKYTVDGNTVLVEGPKGKVSALIAPGITLEKTDGVLHVNRESDKAAAFHGLTRALVYNAVHGVTQGWTKDLDIVGIGYRAEMKGKGMVVFTLGYSHPIEFPLPTGIEVTIDPKQTHLTISGIDRQKVGQVAADMRSLRKPDPYKNKGVRYTGEKLKKKAGKSGSK, from the coding sequence ATGTCGCGTATTGGCAAGAAACCGATTCCGTTGCCGGCAGGCGTGAAGTACACCGTCGACGGCAACACTGTTCTCGTTGAAGGACCCAAGGGTAAAGTCTCTGCGTTGATTGCCCCCGGCATCACGCTGGAAAAGACCGACGGAGTGCTCCATGTGAACCGCGAGAGCGACAAGGCTGCCGCGTTCCATGGTCTTACCCGTGCATTGGTCTACAACGCAGTTCACGGTGTGACCCAAGGCTGGACCAAGGATCTGGACATCGTCGGTATCGGATACCGTGCGGAAATGAAGGGCAAGGGGATGGTGGTATTCACCCTGGGCTATTCGCACCCCATCGAGTTTCCGCTGCCCACAGGCATTGAAGTGACGATCGATCCGAAGCAGACACACCTGACCATCTCCGGTATCGACCGACAGAAGGTCGGCCAGGTTGCCGCGGATATGCGGTCACTGCGCAAGCCCGATCCGTACAAGAACAAGGGTGTTCGCTACACCGGCGAGAAGCTGAAGAAGAAGGCCGGCAAGTCGGGCAGTAAATAA
- the rpsH gene encoding 30S ribosomal protein S8 has protein sequence MSLTDPVADFLARIRNAIRARHQKLDVPASKLKAEIARILKEEGYISNYKTQEEDGKAILRVYLKYGAGSEAAIRDLARISRPGCRVYIGRDEIKRVQGGLGISIMTTPKGVMTGRQARREGVGGEILCEVW, from the coding sequence ATGAGTCTGACCGACCCTGTTGCAGATTTTCTGGCGCGCATCCGGAACGCAATCCGTGCACGCCACCAGAAGCTGGATGTGCCAGCTTCGAAGTTGAAGGCCGAGATTGCCCGCATTCTCAAGGAAGAGGGCTACATCTCGAACTACAAGACCCAGGAAGAAGACGGCAAAGCGATTCTGCGCGTGTATTTGAAGTACGGTGCGGGTTCTGAAGCTGCGATCCGCGATCTGGCCCGCATCTCTCGTCCTGGCTGCCGCGTTTATATCGGCCGCGACGAGATTAAGCGAGTACAGGGTGGATTGGGTATCTCGATCATGACCACCCCGAAGGGTGTCATGACCGGTCGTCAGGCGCGCCGCGAAGGCGTAGGCGGCGAGATCCTCTGCGAAGTCTGGTAG
- a CDS encoding type Z 30S ribosomal protein S14, with translation MATTAKRVKDARKPKFSSRKHNRCQLCGRPRAFLRKFGICRLCFRSLAHKGEIPGVVKSSW, from the coding sequence ATGGCAACCACCGCAAAACGAGTGAAAGACGCGCGCAAGCCGAAGTTCAGCTCCCGCAAACACAATCGATGCCAGCTCTGCGGACGTCCGCGTGCGTTCCTTCGCAAGTTTGGGATCTGCCGTCTGTGCTTCCGTAGCCTGGCGCATAAGGGAGAAATCCCCGGCGTTGTCAAATCGAGCTGGTAA
- the rplE gene encoding 50S ribosomal protein L5 gives MAARLKEKYQGEIRTALQKELGLDNIMAVPRIEKIVVNMGLGEATQNTKLLDPLVADLAAVTGQKPVTTKAKKSIAAFKVRAGMSIGAMVTLRSDAMYEFLDRLISTALPRVRDFRGVSTKSFDGRGNYTLGLRDQLIFPEIDYSKVEKLKGMNITIVTTATDDNSARALLRQFGMPFRQGA, from the coding sequence ATGGCAGCACGTTTGAAAGAGAAGTACCAAGGTGAGATTCGCACGGCGCTCCAGAAGGAGCTGGGCCTGGACAACATCATGGCCGTCCCGCGAATTGAAAAGATTGTCGTGAACATGGGTCTTGGCGAAGCCACCCAGAACACCAAGCTGCTCGATCCGCTGGTTGCGGATCTGGCTGCCGTGACCGGACAGAAGCCGGTGACCACGAAGGCGAAGAAGTCGATTGCGGCCTTCAAGGTGCGGGCCGGTATGTCAATCGGCGCCATGGTGACGCTGCGCAGCGATGCGATGTACGAGTTTCTGGACCGCCTGATCTCGACGGCTTTGCCTCGGGTTCGCGATTTTCGCGGCGTGTCCACCAAGAGTTTTGACGGGCGTGGCAACTACACGCTTGGCCTGCGCGATCAGCTGATCTTTCCGGAGATCGATTACTCCAAGGTGGAGAAGCTGAAGGGCATGAATATCACCATCGTGACTACAGCCACGGATGACAACTCGGCTCGCGCTTTGCTGCGCCAGTTCGGGATGCCGTTTCGCCAGGGCGCGTAA
- the rplX gene encoding 50S ribosomal protein L24, with product MAGLNIHRNDTVEVIAGSDAGKRGRVLRVFPDKDRVLVEHVRVVKKTVSSKSGKNTKGGIAEQESPLHVSNVAIVCSSCGKATRVGYKVEGDTKTRVCRKCGNALPTKAK from the coding sequence ATGGCTGGATTGAATATTCATCGCAACGACACGGTCGAGGTAATCGCGGGATCGGACGCCGGCAAACGCGGGCGTGTTCTGCGGGTATTCCCGGACAAGGATCGCGTTCTGGTTGAGCACGTTCGCGTGGTCAAGAAGACTGTCAGCTCGAAGTCGGGCAAGAACACCAAGGGCGGCATCGCGGAACAGGAGTCGCCGCTGCATGTTTCGAATGTAGCGATCGTCTGCTCGAGCTGCGGCAAGGCGACGCGGGTCGGCTACAAGGTTGAAGGCGACACTAAGACCCGGGTCTGCCGGAAGTGCGGCAATGCACTGCCGACGAAGGCAAAGTAG